One part of the Mycobacteriales bacterium genome encodes these proteins:
- a CDS encoding ribonuclease HII, whose translation MTDPLRPPRALVRRDAGLWACESALRRRGFPLIAGADEAGRGACAGPLVVAACVLPDGKRGQVPDLNDSKLLSPAVREEVYAEVVKRAVTWSVVVISAADVDRQGLHVMNLAGMRRAVAQLEPEPAYALTDGFPVRGLTVPALAVPKGDATVACIAAASVLAKVTRDRIMVEMHSRWPEYEFATHKGYITPMHSAALAAHGPCPEHRFSYVNVRRVGGRAVFVAPVREDESVEGVTA comes from the coding sequence ATGACCGACCCGTTGAGACCACCCCGTGCCCTGGTGCGCCGGGACGCCGGGCTGTGGGCCTGCGAGAGCGCGCTGCGACGGCGCGGGTTCCCGCTGATCGCCGGCGCGGACGAGGCCGGCCGCGGGGCCTGCGCCGGGCCGCTGGTGGTGGCCGCGTGCGTGCTGCCCGACGGCAAGCGCGGCCAGGTGCCGGACCTGAACGACTCCAAGCTGCTGAGCCCGGCCGTCCGCGAGGAGGTCTACGCGGAGGTCGTCAAGCGCGCGGTGACCTGGTCGGTGGTGGTGATCTCCGCTGCCGACGTGGACCGGCAGGGGTTGCACGTGATGAACCTGGCCGGCATGCGCCGGGCGGTCGCGCAGCTGGAGCCGGAGCCGGCGTACGCGCTGACCGACGGGTTCCCGGTCCGCGGGCTGACCGTGCCGGCGCTGGCAGTGCCGAAGGGGGACGCGACCGTCGCCTGCATCGCGGCCGCGTCGGTGCTGGCCAAGGTGACCCGGGACCGGATCATGGTCGAGATGCACTCGCGGTGGCCGGAGTACGAGTTCGCGACCCACAAGGGGTACATCACGCCGATGCACTCGGCCGCGCTCGCGGCGCACGGGCCGTGCCCCGAGCACCGGTTCTCCTACGTCAACGTCCGACGCGTCGGGGGGCGTGCGGTGTTCGTGGCGCCGGTGCGCGAAGATGAGTCCGTGGAAGGCGTGACGGCATGA
- a CDS encoding YraN family protein has translation MGRVKGAVGRFGEELAARHLEGAGLRIVDRNWRCAEGEIDIVAADGDTLVFCEVKTRSGTGFGDPAEAVTAVKSARLRRLGLRWLAAHGIGWRDLRFDVVTVLRRHDGGDPVVRHLKDAF, from the coding sequence GTGGGACGGGTCAAGGGCGCGGTCGGCAGGTTCGGGGAAGAGCTGGCGGCGCGGCATCTGGAGGGCGCCGGGCTGCGGATCGTGGATCGCAACTGGCGCTGCGCCGAGGGCGAGATCGACATCGTCGCCGCGGACGGCGACACGCTGGTGTTCTGCGAGGTGAAGACCCGCTCGGGCACCGGCTTCGGCGACCCGGCCGAGGCGGTGACGGCGGTGAAGTCGGCCCGGCTGCGCCGGCTCGGGCTGCGCTGGCTGGCCGCGCACGGCATCGGCTGGCGGGACCTGCGCTTCGACGTGGTGACCGTCTTGCGCCGGCACGACGGCGGCGACCCGGTCGTACGACACCTCAAGGACGCGTTCTGA
- a CDS encoding YifB family Mg chelatase-like AAA ATPase, with the protein MTLARTVSVAVLGVEGQLVEIQADLADGLPGVTMIGLPDAALHEARDRIRAAIVNSGEAWPTRRMTLALLPATLPKRGSMFDVALAVGVLAAAGAVPAEHLDEVVLLGELGLDGQLRATRGVLPAVIAAARTGIRRVVVPAANLAEATLVPDLDVRGVAELADLLAFLRGVPERTAAIPHIRTGPVMSGPDLCDVVGQAVGRRAVEIAAAGGHHLLFTGPPGSGKTMLAERLPGVLPPLGVEEALEVTAVHSVAGLLTADAPLLRRPPYQAPHHTASAAALVGGGSHQARPGAVSLSHRGILFLDEAPEFQSGVLDALRQPLESGEVAIARSGGVARYPARFQLVMAANPCPCAAPAGEVDCQCTSTAKRRYFGRISGPLLDRIDLQVALQPVAPGDLLDGLGTAESSAAVAARVATARAVAAERLRGTGWRINADVPGPQLRTRWRLPATVTAGADSRLDGGALSARGYDRILRVAWTVGDLAGHDRPTQDDVEEAVALRTRWST; encoded by the coding sequence ATGACGTTGGCCCGGACGGTCTCCGTGGCCGTGCTCGGGGTCGAGGGCCAGCTGGTCGAGATCCAGGCCGACCTCGCCGACGGGCTGCCGGGCGTGACGATGATCGGGCTGCCGGACGCGGCCCTGCACGAGGCCCGGGACCGGATCCGGGCCGCGATCGTGAACTCCGGGGAGGCCTGGCCGACCCGCCGGATGACGCTGGCGTTGCTGCCCGCGACGCTGCCGAAGCGCGGCTCGATGTTCGACGTCGCGCTGGCCGTGGGCGTGCTGGCCGCGGCCGGGGCGGTGCCGGCCGAGCACCTCGACGAGGTCGTGCTGCTGGGCGAGCTCGGCCTGGACGGGCAGCTGCGGGCGACCCGCGGCGTGCTCCCGGCGGTGATCGCGGCGGCCCGGACCGGGATCCGCCGGGTCGTGGTCCCGGCAGCGAACCTGGCCGAGGCGACGCTGGTGCCGGACCTGGACGTCCGGGGCGTGGCCGAGCTGGCCGACCTGCTCGCGTTCCTGCGGGGGGTGCCGGAGCGGACGGCGGCCATTCCCCACATCCGGACCGGCCCGGTCATGTCCGGGCCGGACCTCTGCGACGTGGTCGGCCAGGCCGTCGGGCGGCGGGCGGTCGAAATCGCCGCGGCCGGCGGCCACCACCTGCTGTTCACCGGCCCACCGGGGTCGGGCAAGACCATGCTGGCCGAGCGGCTGCCGGGGGTGCTGCCGCCGCTCGGCGTTGAGGAGGCCTTGGAGGTCACCGCGGTGCACTCGGTCGCCGGGCTGCTTACCGCGGACGCGCCGTTGCTGCGGCGGCCGCCGTACCAGGCGCCGCACCACACGGCCAGCGCGGCCGCCCTCGTCGGCGGCGGCTCCCACCAGGCCCGGCCCGGGGCGGTGTCGTTGTCGCATCGCGGGATCCTGTTCCTGGACGAGGCGCCCGAGTTCCAGTCCGGCGTGCTGGACGCGCTGCGGCAGCCGCTGGAGAGCGGCGAGGTGGCGATCGCCCGGTCCGGCGGGGTGGCGCGATATCCGGCCCGGTTCCAGCTGGTGATGGCGGCCAACCCGTGCCCGTGCGCGGCACCGGCCGGCGAGGTGGACTGCCAGTGCACCTCGACGGCGAAGCGGCGGTACTTCGGGCGGATCTCCGGGCCGCTGCTGGACCGCATCGACCTGCAGGTCGCGCTGCAACCGGTCGCGCCGGGAGACCTGCTCGACGGCCTCGGCACGGCGGAGTCCTCGGCGGCGGTGGCGGCGCGGGTGGCGACGGCCCGGGCGGTGGCGGCGGAACGGCTGCGCGGCACCGGCTGGCGGATCAACGCCGACGTACCCGGTCCGCAACTGCGCACCCGCTGGCGGCTGCCCGCCACGGTCACCGCCGGCGCCGACAGTCGCCTCGACGGCGGCGCCCTGAGCGCCCGAGGCTACGACCGCATCCTGCGTGTCGCCTGGACCGTGGGGGACCTGGCCGGCCATGACCGCCCCACCCAGGACGACGTCGAAGAAGCTGTCGCCCTCCGCACCCGCTGGAGCACCTGA
- a CDS encoding DUF2469 domain-containing protein, which produces MSAEDLEKYETDMELQLYREYRDIVRQFAYVVETERRFYLANAVDLQVRNADGEVYFELRMSDAWVWDMYRPARFVKNVRVVTFKDVNVEELEKPDLEVPDA; this is translated from the coding sequence ATGAGTGCTGAAGATCTCGAGAAGTACGAGACCGACATGGAGCTGCAGCTGTACCGGGAGTACCGGGACATCGTGCGGCAGTTCGCCTACGTCGTCGAGACCGAGCGCCGGTTCTACCTCGCCAACGCCGTCGACCTGCAGGTCCGCAACGCCGACGGCGAGGTCTACTTCGAGCTGCGGATGAGCGACGCCTGGGTCTGGGACATGTACCGCCCGGCCCGGTTCGTGAAGAACGTCCGCGTGGTGACCTTCAAGGACGTCAACGTCGAGGAGCTGGAGAAGCCCGACCTCGAGGTGCCGGACGCCTGA